Proteins found in one Macrobrachium nipponense isolate FS-2020 chromosome 35, ASM1510439v2, whole genome shotgun sequence genomic segment:
- the LOC135208814 gene encoding protein hairy-like, translating to MCSSKNITRMADTPKSNRRSNKPLMERRRRERINHCLNELKNLVLTAQKKDPTRYSKLEKADILEMTVRHVQDLHRHDASVLSRNVTSPPTADATAKYNAGFRKCASEVSRFLSGVNGLPPDLHARVLSHLSSNTNVEFPFVKRAQAAKGDTLASIKYPPRSKKLPRPPPPTPTPLPPHHPGQQHQLQVAGTSVADARLPSGQMQALVVPSWTGVSVSGSPPTNATSPEAAGAPSSPESARGSPSMASSTEEAGYDFLHGNDHISAMKYPPRPPTTAHSSALSSSSSSSSSSSSSVSFSNVQSTYSSTTVCSGRMQVDLQVAPLDLATSHRRYPTTTASPKRHRAITVSVESPSPQLKTEEYATQPRAPASSSSQQLQIVTPIVAKGASHPIPLKEVRHAPYPVHNHQNPHWRPW from the exons AGTAACAAACCCCTGATGGAGCGAAGGCGTCGAGAGAGGATCAATCACTGCCTCAATGAGCTCAAGAACTTAGTCCTGACGGCTCAGAAGAAAGAC CCAACTCGATACAGCAAACTGGAGAAGGCAGACATCCTGGAGATGACAGTGCGACACGTACAGGACCTCCACAGACATGATGCTTCCGTCCTTAGTCGGAATGTGACGTCTCCTCCCACTGCAGATGCCACAGCCAAGTACAACGCCGGTTTCAGAAAGTGCGCCTCCGAAGTCAGCAGGTTCCTCTCCGGCGTCAACGGTCTGCCCCCTGACCTCCACGCCCGGGTACTGTCACACCTCAGTTCTAATACAAATGTAGAATTCCCGTTTGTCAAAAGAGCACAGGCCGCAAAGGGGGATACCCTGGCGTCCATAAAATACCCACCAAGGAGCAAAAAACTTCCTCgccctcctccccctacccctacccctctccctcctcatcatccaggGCAACAGCATCAACTACAAGTCGCAGGAACGTCAGTCGCCGATGCCAGGTTACCTTCAGGTCAGATGCAAGCTCTCGTCGTGCCGTCGTGGACAGGTGTGTCTGTCAGCGGCAGCCCGCCAACTAATGCCACGTCTCCAGAGGCGGCTGGTGCCCCATCCTCCCCCGAGTCAGCCCGGGGAAGCCCCAGTATGGCATCCTCCACTGAAGAGGCAGGTTACGATTTCCTCCACGGCAATGACCACATCAGTGCCATGAAGTACCCTCCTAGGCCCCCGACGACTGCCCATTCCAGTgcgctttcctcctcctcctcctcctcctcctcctcctcctcttcagtctCCTTTTCGAATGTCCAGAGCACTTACTCGAGCACGACGGTCTGCTCGGGCAGGATGCAAGTGGACCTCCAAGTGGCACCATTAGATCTCGCTACTTCTCATCGTCGATATCCCACCACCACTGCCTCCCCAAAGAGGCACCGAGCAATAACGGTGTCCGTAGAATCTCCTTCACCTCAGCTTAAGACGGAGGAATATGCAACTCAGCCGAGAGCTCCAGCTTCTTCCTCCAGTCAGCAGCTTCAAATTGTGACCCCCATCGTAGCAAAGGGGGCGAGTCATCCCATTCCCCTCAAAGAGGTTCGGCATGCCCCGTACCCTGTTCACAATCATCAGAACCCTCACTGGAGACCTTGGTGA